The Echinicola rosea genome has a segment encoding these proteins:
- a CDS encoding beta-N-acetylhexosaminidase, which translates to MTVHNIGRISVVLLVVTLIFSCGQDPKMSGAALIPLPDRVSEAEGAFEINKSTKIHVQQGADDMHGVAGFLSEFIHKATGFNVQVVEDLPEAGNYISLVQSGDGEAYTLDINRDRIQVEAGSAAGAFWAVQTLRQLLPVAIEKQGTYEGVSWKVPAGKIEDDPEYAYRGSMLDVARHFFDVNDVKRYIDLMSMYKFNHLHLHLADDQGWRIEIKSWPKLTEIGGSTEVGGGAGGFYTQDEYKEIVQYARERFITIVPEIDMPGHTNAALASYPELNCNDEAPELYTGIEVGFSTLCTDKEVTYQFIDDVVRELVEMTPGPYIHIGGDESHVTALEDYIPFIEQVQDIVNSYDKQAIGWDEIAHAALRPSTTAQYWAKADNAKMAVEQGSKVLISPASKAYLDMQYDSTSKLGLHWAAYIELDSAYIWEPTELVEGIGKDDILGVEAPLWTETIETMDDIEYMVFPRLVGIAEVAWTSPDNRDWESYKARLRKHTARLEALNVDYYRSPLLKDKEEEK; encoded by the coding sequence ATGACTGTACATAACATAGGTAGGATCTCGGTGGTTTTATTGGTAGTGACATTGATCTTTTCGTGTGGACAAGACCCTAAAATGTCCGGTGCTGCACTGATCCCGCTTCCCGACAGGGTGAGTGAAGCTGAGGGTGCTTTTGAAATCAACAAATCTACAAAAATCCATGTACAACAAGGTGCTGATGACATGCATGGTGTAGCTGGCTTTTTGTCGGAATTTATTCATAAAGCTACTGGTTTTAATGTACAGGTAGTAGAGGATCTTCCTGAAGCAGGTAATTATATTTCCTTGGTACAATCAGGGGATGGAGAGGCCTATACGCTTGACATAAACCGCGATCGTATTCAGGTTGAAGCGGGTTCTGCGGCGGGTGCTTTTTGGGCAGTGCAGACGCTTCGTCAATTATTGCCTGTAGCGATCGAAAAGCAAGGGACTTATGAAGGGGTGTCATGGAAGGTGCCGGCGGGAAAGATAGAAGATGATCCAGAATACGCGTATCGTGGAAGTATGCTCGATGTAGCCAGGCATTTCTTTGATGTCAATGATGTGAAGCGTTATATTGATTTGATGTCAATGTACAAGTTTAATCATTTGCACCTGCACTTGGCGGATGATCAAGGTTGGCGGATAGAGATCAAATCATGGCCAAAACTGACCGAAATTGGTGGTAGTACGGAAGTAGGCGGTGGTGCAGGTGGTTTCTATACCCAGGATGAATACAAGGAAATCGTGCAGTATGCAAGGGAGCGGTTTATTACGATCGTGCCGGAAATCGATATGCCGGGACATACTAATGCGGCCTTGGCTTCTTATCCAGAACTCAATTGTAATGATGAGGCTCCAGAGTTATATACAGGTATCGAAGTAGGGTTTAGTACGCTCTGTACGGACAAGGAAGTGACCTATCAATTTATCGATGATGTGGTACGCGAATTGGTGGAAATGACGCCTGGTCCCTACATTCATATTGGTGGCGATGAGTCACACGTGACCGCTTTGGAGGATTACATACCATTTATAGAACAGGTACAAGATATAGTCAATTCATATGACAAACAGGCCATCGGCTGGGATGAAATCGCCCATGCGGCGTTGCGGCCAAGTACGACAGCCCAATACTGGGCAAAAGCAGATAATGCAAAAATGGCCGTGGAGCAGGGATCCAAAGTGCTGATTTCTCCAGCGAGCAAGGCCTATTTGGACATGCAGTATGATTCTACTTCCAAGTTGGGATTGCATTGGGCAGCGTATATTGAATTGGACAGTGCTTATATATGGGAGCCTACCGAGTTGGTAGAGGGGATTGGCAAGGATGATATTTTGGGAGTGGAAGCACCGCTGTGGACTGAGACGATTGAGACGATGGATGATATTGAGTATATGGTATTCCCCCGATTGGTCGGAATTGCTGAGGTGGCTTGGACCTCACCCGATAATCGGGATTGGGAGAGTTATAAGGCACGATTGCGCAAGCATACCGCCAGGCTGGAGGCGCTGAATGTGGATTATTACAGATCACCGCTGTTGAAAGATAAGGAAGAAGAAAAATAA
- a CDS encoding Crp/Fnr family transcriptional regulator translates to MKENRIRASVPTITDERLLDEMDQQGALVEIAAGEAIMEPGKFIKTVPIVLEGAIKVLRLDEEGKELFLYYLYPGETCALSLTCCEAGRASEVKAIVEEDTKMLMVPVQYHEQWYEQYKQWKDFVMATYQKRFQEMLKVLDSVAFLKMDQRLARYLVARMKKNGTTDLSITHQEIANELGTSREVISRLLKQLEKKKWIELGRNRIFVRGDFEELAEVGR, encoded by the coding sequence ATGAAAGAAAATAGGATCCGGGCATCGGTGCCTACGATTACGGACGAGCGCTTGTTAGATGAAATGGATCAGCAGGGAGCATTGGTGGAGATTGCCGCAGGGGAAGCGATCATGGAACCAGGAAAATTTATAAAGACCGTGCCGATCGTGTTGGAGGGCGCCATTAAGGTCTTGAGGTTGGACGAAGAGGGAAAGGAGCTTTTCTTGTACTACCTGTATCCCGGCGAGACATGTGCCTTGTCACTAACCTGTTGCGAGGCAGGGAGGGCAAGTGAAGTAAAAGCAATAGTGGAAGAAGATACCAAGATGCTCATGGTTCCTGTCCAGTATCATGAGCAGTGGTATGAGCAGTATAAACAATGGAAAGATTTTGTCATGGCAACGTACCAAAAGCGTTTTCAGGAAATGCTGAAAGTGCTTGATTCTGTGGCATTTCTTAAAATGGATCAGCGATTGGCCAGGTACTTGGTGGCCAGAATGAAGAAAAACGGCACCACTGATCTTTCCATTACCCATCAGGAAATAGCCAATGAACTGGGGACTTCACGGGAGGTGATCTCCAGGCTCCTCAAGCAATTGGAAAAGAAAAAGTGGATTGAGCTGGGACGAAACAGGATCTTTGTCCGGGGTGATTTTGAGGAACTGGCAGAAGTGGGAAGGTGA
- a CDS encoding serpin family protein encodes MKKFNYFLLLSMVVSTVGCMDGDPQDRDIQPNLRTLTAEEQSLATYSGDFAIDLYLKLKNHDDTNLFFSPFSIQQALSMTMNGNKGTVIEEYIQTLRYDNLTADQANIANEGLTQFLQEVDPKVTFKIANGIWYKESLTVKEAFQQIVQQHYFAALSGLNMANPNSVDIINSWIEAHTNNLIQNMLDYIHKDAVMYLVNAIYFKGDWKYQFKKGATVKAPFHVDEHTIVNVDMMNTQEPANLNYHKPEHLTYLEIPYSTGQYSMGVLLPDEPNLDQVEELLNSENLLQWRNAARERTIILHMPKFNMHKKIGNLKEDLKALGLVTPFEFDEQNFTELFDTPTDDLKISRVIHDAMIEVDEKGTEAAAATIVEAIATSAAPVGPPIIKLDKPFLFFIQEKHSGAILFIGKLSDPSLL; translated from the coding sequence ATGAAAAAGTTCAATTATTTTCTTCTTTTATCAATGGTTGTTTCCACAGTTGGATGCATGGATGGGGATCCCCAAGACCGCGATATCCAGCCCAACCTACGAACACTGACTGCGGAGGAACAGTCTCTAGCCACCTACAGCGGAGATTTTGCCATCGACCTCTACCTGAAGCTTAAGAACCATGACGACACCAACCTCTTTTTCAGTCCTTTCAGTATTCAGCAGGCACTATCCATGACCATGAACGGCAATAAAGGAACAGTCATTGAAGAGTACATTCAAACCCTCAGGTACGATAACCTCACCGCTGACCAAGCCAATATAGCCAACGAAGGGCTCACGCAATTCCTCCAGGAAGTAGATCCAAAGGTGACATTTAAGATTGCCAACGGCATCTGGTACAAAGAAAGCCTCACCGTAAAGGAAGCCTTTCAACAAATTGTCCAGCAACACTATTTTGCTGCGCTGAGTGGCCTAAACATGGCAAACCCTAATTCCGTGGACATCATCAATAGTTGGATAGAAGCCCACACCAATAACCTCATTCAAAATATGCTGGACTACATCCATAAGGATGCTGTCATGTATTTGGTGAATGCCATATACTTCAAGGGAGATTGGAAATACCAGTTTAAAAAAGGCGCTACAGTAAAGGCCCCGTTCCATGTCGATGAACACACCATTGTCAATGTGGACATGATGAACACCCAAGAACCTGCTAATTTAAACTACCATAAACCCGAGCACCTGACCTATTTGGAAATCCCCTATAGCACGGGACAATATTCCATGGGGGTACTACTACCAGACGAACCGAACTTAGATCAGGTAGAAGAACTGCTCAATTCAGAAAATCTCCTGCAATGGCGAAACGCAGCAAGGGAAAGGACCATCATCCTCCATATGCCCAAGTTCAACATGCACAAAAAAATTGGTAACCTTAAAGAAGATCTAAAAGCACTAGGATTGGTTACCCCATTTGAATTTGACGAGCAAAACTTCACCGAACTGTTTGACACCCCAACGGATGATTTAAAAATCAGCCGAGTCATTCACGATGCAATGATCGAAGTGGATGAAAAAGGCACCGAAGCTGCAGCGGCTACAATTGTAGAAGCAATCGCCACTTCTGCCGCCCCAGTTGGCCCCCCTATCATCAAGCTAGACAAGCCATTTTTGTTCTTTATCCAAGAAAAACACAGCGGGGCCATTTTGTTTATAGGAAAGCTCAGCGATCCGTCATTGCTCTAA
- a CDS encoding DUF4407 domain-containing protein, with the protein MEKVKAFFWFCSGANMAILKKCPTETNKYVGIGGTVFFTGVLAGLSAGYALYTVFESWYFAVTFGLVWGVMIFNLDRFIVSSMRKKERSWAEWKLAFPRLLLAVFLAMVISKPLELKIFEKEINQKVGEQKVVEMQEAKENLGAAFPEIVRLERENQQLRDEIAAKATFRDQVQKEYDEERFGIKTPGTTGVVGLGSNAKKKEEQLDAAQQDLERMQERNWAKIDENEREIAAVLARKQQVFEKQQISIDQLDGLAARMHALSELTGESQAVYLANFFIMLLFVAMETAPVLVKLMAGRGPYDQMLDKSERAVKVYADEYNYKNQAESTSRIRVFDEVIAAETLSLIKKKLHRNEVLTEAEMNLLEKRIKDANELKGQDKTEHQEEAIKD; encoded by the coding sequence ATGGAAAAAGTGAAAGCATTCTTTTGGTTTTGCAGTGGCGCCAATATGGCCATTCTTAAAAAATGTCCTACCGAAACGAACAAATATGTAGGAATCGGAGGTACGGTATTCTTTACAGGCGTATTGGCGGGATTGTCGGCTGGATATGCCCTGTACACGGTATTTGAAAGTTGGTATTTTGCGGTGACTTTTGGGTTGGTCTGGGGCGTGATGATTTTCAATTTAGACCGTTTTATTGTATCAAGCATGAGGAAGAAAGAAAGGTCTTGGGCTGAGTGGAAGCTGGCCTTTCCCCGGCTATTGCTCGCCGTGTTTTTGGCGATGGTGATCTCCAAGCCGCTGGAATTGAAGATCTTTGAGAAGGAAATCAATCAAAAAGTGGGGGAGCAAAAGGTGGTGGAGATGCAAGAGGCCAAAGAGAATTTGGGAGCTGCTTTTCCCGAGATAGTCCGTCTGGAACGGGAGAATCAACAGCTGCGCGATGAAATTGCGGCAAAGGCCACCTTCAGGGATCAGGTACAAAAGGAGTATGATGAGGAGCGTTTTGGGATAAAGACCCCAGGCACCACGGGCGTAGTAGGCTTGGGGAGCAATGCAAAAAAGAAAGAAGAGCAGCTGGATGCAGCCCAACAGGATTTGGAGCGAATGCAGGAAAGGAATTGGGCGAAGATCGATGAGAATGAGAGGGAGATCGCAGCAGTATTGGCCAGAAAGCAACAAGTGTTTGAGAAGCAGCAAATTTCAATCGATCAGCTTGACGGGTTGGCAGCTAGGATGCATGCCCTGTCGGAGCTGACAGGGGAGAGTCAAGCGGTCTATCTGGCCAATTTTTTCATTATGTTGCTTTTTGTGGCGATGGAAACTGCTCCTGTGCTGGTCAAGTTGATGGCAGGAAGAGGGCCTTACGACCAAATGCTGGACAAGTCAGAGCGTGCTGTAAAGGTGTATGCCGATGAGTACAACTATAAAAACCAGGCTGAAAGCACCAGCCGGATCCGGGTATTCGATGAGGTGATCGCCGCAGAGACCTTATCGCTCATTAAGAAAAAACTCCATCGCAATGAGGTCTTGACCGAAGCAGAAATGAACCTTCTCGAAAAGCGGATAAAAGATGCCAATGAGCTTAAAGGACAGGACAAAACTGAGCATCAGGAGGAGGCCATTAAAGATTAG
- a CDS encoding O-succinylhomoserine sulfhydrylase, with amino-acid sequence MSNKHFETEAIRIASSKSNQREHSAPIYMTSSFTFDSAEEARQMFAEEIPGNIYSRYANPNSSDLIEKVCALEGTEDGIATASGMAAMFGSIASLLQQGDHILASRSLFGSTHQLLTRVFPKWGITSTYGDISDIENWEKLVKPNTKMLFIETPSNPGLEVIDLEWIGKFAKAHNLILVVDNCFATPYLQQPAKWGADIVAHSATKYIDGQGRVLGGLILGKQELIKDVQFFTRHTGPSISPFNAWILSRSMETLSVRMERHCANALAVASYFEDNKELEFVKYPFLKSHPQHDLAKKQMKHGGGIVTLTLKGGIERAQRFIDELQMITVTANLGDTRSIITHPASTTHSKLTEDERQRVGILPGLIRLSAGLEHHDDIIADIERALEKSK; translated from the coding sequence ATGTCAAATAAGCATTTTGAAACAGAAGCCATCAGGATCGCTTCATCCAAATCCAACCAACGGGAGCATTCTGCCCCCATTTACATGACCTCCAGCTTCACCTTTGACAGTGCCGAAGAGGCACGTCAGATGTTTGCAGAGGAAATCCCGGGCAATATCTACTCCAGGTATGCAAACCCCAACAGCTCGGACTTGATCGAAAAGGTTTGTGCCCTGGAAGGCACCGAAGACGGCATCGCCACTGCCTCTGGAATGGCCGCAATGTTTGGAAGCATCGCTTCTCTCCTACAACAAGGAGACCATATCCTTGCTTCCAGATCATTGTTTGGATCTACCCACCAGCTGCTCACAAGGGTCTTTCCCAAATGGGGCATCACTTCTACCTACGGGGACATTTCGGATATCGAAAACTGGGAAAAGCTGGTCAAGCCCAATACAAAAATGCTCTTCATAGAGACTCCTTCCAATCCTGGTCTAGAGGTAATCGACCTGGAATGGATCGGCAAGTTTGCCAAAGCACACAACTTGATCCTAGTGGTCGATAATTGCTTCGCCACTCCCTACCTCCAGCAGCCTGCCAAATGGGGAGCGGACATCGTCGCCCACAGCGCCACCAAATACATCGATGGACAAGGACGGGTACTGGGCGGATTAATCCTTGGAAAGCAAGAACTTATCAAAGATGTACAGTTCTTTACACGCCACACGGGGCCATCTATTTCTCCCTTCAATGCTTGGATTCTCTCCAGAAGCATGGAAACACTTTCGGTCAGAATGGAAAGACACTGCGCCAATGCATTGGCAGTAGCGTCTTATTTCGAGGACAACAAAGAGCTAGAATTTGTAAAATACCCTTTCCTAAAATCCCATCCGCAGCATGACCTTGCCAAGAAGCAAATGAAACATGGCGGCGGCATAGTCACACTCACGCTGAAAGGAGGAATTGAAAGGGCTCAGCGATTCATTGACGAGCTGCAGATGATCACCGTCACCGCCAATCTAGGGGACACCAGAAGCATCATTACCCATCCTGCTTCCACGACACACAGCAAGCTCACTGAAGATGAACGCCAGCGCGTAGGCATTCTCCCTGGGCTGATCAGGCTCTCTGCGGGACTGGAGCACCATGATGACATCATCGCCGATATTGAGCGGGCACTGGAAAAATCCAAATAG
- a CDS encoding acetyltransferase: MYLFGASGHGKVVISNLESQGEVVHGLYDDDPSVKECLNYPVFQWDGTADISQHLIVSIGDNSIRRQVVERLLGRVVYGRAIHRHALVSGHAVIAAGTVVMAGAVIQPDARIGSHVIVNTSASVDHDCRVGDYVHIGPKAVLCGEVKIGKGALIGAGSTLVPGIRVGAGCVIGAGSTVLRDVADGEKVWGTVK; this comes from the coding sequence ATGTATTTGTTTGGAGCATCTGGTCATGGCAAGGTCGTGATCTCAAATTTGGAAAGCCAAGGTGAAGTAGTCCACGGTTTGTATGATGACGACCCTTCCGTCAAGGAATGCTTGAATTATCCGGTATTTCAGTGGGACGGTACTGCTGATATTAGCCAACATTTAATTGTAAGTATTGGGGATAATTCCATACGGCGTCAAGTGGTGGAGAGGCTGTTGGGAAGAGTGGTTTATGGCAGGGCAATTCACAGGCATGCGCTAGTCAGTGGCCATGCGGTAATAGCTGCGGGAACTGTGGTGATGGCAGGGGCCGTTATTCAGCCCGACGCCAGGATCGGCTCCCATGTCATTGTCAATACATCGGCTTCGGTAGATCATGATTGCAGGGTCGGGGATTATGTACACATCGGGCCAAAAGCAGTCCTGTGTGGAGAGGTGAAGATAGGAAAGGGAGCTTTGATCGGTGCAGGGAGTACTTTAGTGCCAGGGATTCGTGTGGGGGCGGGCTGTGTGATTGGTGCGGGAAGTACGGTGTTACGGGATGTGGCTGATGGGGAAAAAGTATGGGGGACAGTAAAGTGA
- a CDS encoding Gfo/Idh/MocA family protein → MNRRDFMKTGGVVLGGSILPYQFANAFRNNTDKGPIKIGVIGCGDRGKGLMHVMSGMPEQFEIVAICDNMDFRLDQTRKAFPDLKAKSYKNYQDLVDNSSLEAVAIATPLNMHFAPAKAALQAGKHVYLEKTMTYNIPEAMELIDLVKKNPSLTLQVGHQYRYTPLYYKVKDMIQSGYMGKITQIDSRWDRNWNWKRPVPDPSLERIINWRMYREFSGGLPAELLSHQIDFINWAFETHPDTIIGTGGIDNYHDGRETYDNVQLLLRYEKEGMIGNFGATCSNAREGYSFSIKGTQGTVELLMSEGYFYPEKERMDELQIVDGVSGATKLTWKEGKGIPILEEKTKDGTWYAFSDFYKSIQNKEYPASNVISGATTATCIHLANHSLFNKTIENWKPEYNYG, encoded by the coding sequence ATGAATAGAAGGGACTTTATGAAAACCGGTGGTGTAGTTTTAGGCGGATCCATTCTCCCTTACCAATTCGCAAACGCGTTCCGAAACAACACCGATAAAGGTCCTATCAAAATAGGCGTCATAGGCTGTGGAGACAGGGGAAAGGGACTAATGCACGTCATGTCGGGCATGCCTGAGCAATTTGAGATCGTCGCCATTTGTGACAACATGGACTTTCGGCTGGATCAAACCCGCAAAGCTTTCCCAGACCTAAAAGCCAAATCCTACAAAAACTACCAAGATTTAGTGGATAACAGCTCCTTAGAAGCAGTGGCCATTGCTACCCCACTTAACATGCATTTTGCCCCGGCAAAAGCAGCCCTGCAAGCAGGAAAGCATGTTTATCTCGAAAAAACGATGACCTATAACATCCCTGAGGCCATGGAGCTTATCGATTTGGTGAAGAAGAATCCTTCACTTACCCTTCAGGTAGGCCACCAATATCGCTACACTCCTCTGTACTATAAAGTAAAAGATATGATCCAATCGGGCTATATGGGAAAAATCACCCAAATCGATTCCCGATGGGACAGAAACTGGAATTGGAAAAGACCTGTTCCCGATCCTTCCTTGGAAAGGATCATTAATTGGAGAATGTATAGGGAATTTTCCGGAGGACTTCCCGCCGAACTCCTTTCCCACCAAATTGACTTCATCAACTGGGCCTTCGAGACCCACCCTGACACCATCATCGGAACGGGAGGGATCGACAATTATCACGATGGTCGAGAAACCTACGATAATGTACAGCTTCTCCTAAGATATGAAAAGGAAGGGATGATCGGTAATTTTGGTGCTACCTGCAGCAACGCACGAGAAGGATATTCTTTCTCAATCAAAGGCACACAAGGAACCGTAGAGCTATTGATGAGTGAAGGATATTTCTATCCTGAAAAAGAGCGAATGGATGAATTGCAAATTGTCGATGGCGTATCTGGCGCCACCAAGCTCACTTGGAAAGAAGGTAAAGGAATCCCTATTTTGGAAGAAAAGACCAAAGACGGAACTTGGTATGCCTTCAGCGATTTTTATAAATCCATTCAGAACAAAGAATACCCAGCCTCTAATGTCATCAGTGGCGCCACTACCGCCACCTGCATCCATTTGGCCAACCATTCCCTGTTCAACAAAACCATCGAAAACTGGAAACCAGAATATAATTATGGGTAA
- a CDS encoding sulfite exporter TauE/SafE family protein, whose translation MEVNSLIGLVGAVLIGISLGMIGGGGSILTVPILVYLLGIEPILATAYSLFVVGSTSLVGAGSYLKRGKVSYRIALVFAIPSFLAIFLMRKFVVHALPEILFTMGSFTVSKDLAIMVFFAAIMLLAAYSMIKNGAKPKPESKTKALNYPLIAVQGMVEGSITGIVGAGGGFLIIPALVLIAKLPMRVAVGTSLLIIGIKSLLGFTGDLVSQDIDWFFLLVFTGLSILGIFIGGKLSRKVNEAALKKAFGWFVLLMGAYILIREIFIG comes from the coding sequence ATGGAAGTAAATTCACTAATCGGGTTGGTAGGGGCAGTATTGATAGGTATCAGTCTTGGAATGATCGGTGGTGGAGGGTCTATTTTGACCGTACCCATTTTGGTCTACCTTTTAGGGATAGAACCAATATTGGCCACCGCCTATTCACTTTTTGTCGTGGGAAGCACCTCTTTGGTGGGGGCAGGAAGCTACCTGAAGCGAGGAAAGGTGTCTTATCGAATTGCGCTGGTTTTTGCCATTCCTTCTTTTTTGGCGATTTTTCTCATGCGCAAATTTGTGGTGCATGCCCTGCCTGAGATTTTATTTACAATGGGTAGTTTTACCGTTTCAAAGGACTTGGCGATCATGGTGTTCTTTGCTGCCATCATGTTGTTAGCGGCATATTCCATGATAAAAAATGGAGCCAAGCCAAAACCGGAAAGTAAGACAAAAGCACTCAATTATCCACTCATCGCAGTGCAGGGAATGGTGGAAGGAAGTATTACGGGGATCGTAGGAGCAGGAGGAGGCTTTTTGATCATTCCAGCATTGGTGCTGATCGCTAAGCTACCCATGCGAGTGGCGGTCGGTACTTCCTTGTTGATTATTGGGATTAAGTCACTTTTGGGGTTTACAGGAGACCTTGTCTCTCAAGATATTGATTGGTTTTTTCTTTTGGTCTTTACAGGGCTGAGTATTCTAGGGATTTTTATTGGCGGGAAGCTTTCCCGTAAGGTGAATGAGGCAGCCCTGAAAAAAGCCTTTGGGTGGTTTGTGCTGCTGATGGGAGCC
- a CDS encoding DUF5995 family protein gives MLSIEEVITRMDQIVADCRTQKSRIGYFAILYRQVTKRIKEGIDLGEFEDNARMERLDIIFAKRFFDAYENYLSGVPTSQSWLCAFDTTKKTGKVILQHLLLGINAHINLDLGIATVQTMQGNGLETIKDDFDKINIILASMVDGVKTNLSIISPLFGFLIQLADGKDELLLNFSIQIARDGAWKFAQEYSTTQDIDRCFMIRDQAIHRIGNKIANPGKFFGWIVFVINLTEWKSIPQVMDRLEGIAQTATPNNLRTASL, from the coding sequence ATGCTTTCAATAGAAGAGGTAATCACCAGAATGGATCAAATAGTAGCCGACTGCAGAACACAAAAAAGCAGAATTGGCTACTTTGCCATTTTGTATCGGCAAGTCACCAAGAGGATAAAAGAAGGAATAGACCTTGGAGAGTTTGAAGACAACGCACGCATGGAGCGACTTGACATCATCTTTGCCAAGCGATTTTTCGACGCGTACGAGAACTACCTTTCTGGGGTCCCCACCAGTCAAAGCTGGCTTTGTGCCTTTGACACCACCAAAAAAACCGGAAAGGTTATTCTCCAGCATTTACTCTTGGGCATAAACGCCCACATCAACCTGGACTTAGGCATTGCGACCGTCCAAACCATGCAGGGAAACGGCCTGGAGACCATAAAAGATGACTTTGATAAGATCAACATTATCTTGGCAAGCATGGTGGACGGTGTAAAAACCAACCTTTCCATCATTTCTCCACTATTTGGTTTTCTGATCCAGCTGGCCGATGGGAAAGATGAACTCCTGCTCAATTTCAGCATCCAAATCGCTAGGGACGGGGCATGGAAGTTTGCCCAAGAATACAGCACCACCCAGGATATTGATCGATGCTTCATGATCCGCGACCAAGCCATTCACCGAATCGGGAACAAAATAGCCAATCCGGGAAAATTCTTTGGGTGGATCGTATTTGTCATCAACCTTACCGAGTGGAAATCCATCCCTCAAGTAATGGACAGACTGGAAGGAATTGCGCAAACCGCAACCCCTAACAACCTACGAACCGCTTCACTATAG
- a CDS encoding GDSL-type esterase/lipase family protein: protein MSLSASFHRITGILLVLLQACIIHALSAQDKPEKFQKEVDQIVSNTPVPSGDIYLFTGSSSVRMWKDINRFFPDVTVVNTGFGGSQTFELLHYADDLIIRYAPHKVFIYEGDNDLASGKTPVTILNTMQKLVGKLQAALPETEIVLISPKPSPSRWQLREEYESLNRLLKVYAEKTSGVAFVNVWDIALNEEGRPKPEIFLSDSLHMTKLGYEGWAEMLEPHIP, encoded by the coding sequence ATGTCCCTCTCAGCTTCATTTCACCGTATCACAGGCATACTACTTGTACTTCTCCAAGCATGCATTATCCATGCACTATCAGCACAGGACAAACCGGAAAAATTCCAAAAAGAAGTAGATCAAATTGTCTCCAACACCCCTGTACCATCAGGAGATATTTATCTTTTTACAGGAAGCTCCAGTGTGAGAATGTGGAAGGACATCAACCGCTTTTTCCCTGACGTGACGGTAGTCAATACCGGGTTTGGGGGTTCGCAGACGTTTGAATTGCTACATTATGCTGATGACCTGATCATTCGCTACGCTCCACACAAGGTTTTTATCTACGAAGGTGACAATGACCTGGCGAGCGGTAAAACTCCCGTCACCATCCTGAACACCATGCAAAAACTGGTCGGCAAACTCCAGGCAGCACTTCCAGAAACTGAAATAGTCCTCATAAGCCCCAAACCCAGTCCATCTCGTTGGCAGCTCAGAGAAGAATATGAATCACTAAACCGGCTATTGAAAGTATATGCCGAAAAGACCAGCGGGGTTGCATTTGTTAATGTTTGGGACATTGCCCTTAATGAAGAAGGACGACCCAAGCCGGAAATCTTCCTCTCCGACAGCCTCCACATGACCAAACTGGGCTATGAGGGATGGGCAGAAATGCTTGAACCACACATTCCATAG
- a CDS encoding universal stress protein: MKLLVGTDLSENAQNALDFALHLSKAHSSSITLLFAYTPVYDFAAQTAEYITTIEQQATKALQSLKKICNKEGIETNYLIEQTAPSSAICAESEKGAYDLIILGSQGKSDFPSKIFGSTTSEVIRLSRTPVLTIPASATFKAVDTISMAMELNREDIVFLGQLIALTRHYKLPYQIIHIKKDNDPLPEIPFSELSMFLKDRFPELSITFDTLNADQVNEGLQQYAQHHPRTLLTMFSKHHGFFDYLFRTSHCAEMALHTTTPLLVLKSKKP, from the coding sequence ATGAAATTATTAGTAGGTACTGATCTTTCCGAAAATGCGCAAAACGCATTGGATTTCGCACTGCATCTATCCAAAGCTCACAGCAGTTCAATTACGCTGCTGTTTGCTTACACGCCTGTATATGACTTTGCGGCCCAAACAGCCGAATACATTACCACGATAGAGCAGCAAGCCACAAAGGCATTGCAGTCCTTGAAAAAGATTTGTAATAAAGAAGGAATAGAAACCAACTACCTGATTGAGCAGACGGCACCCTCTTCGGCCATTTGTGCGGAATCCGAAAAAGGGGCTTATGACTTGATCATTCTGGGCAGCCAAGGAAAAAGTGACTTCCCTTCCAAAATATTTGGCTCAACCACTTCGGAGGTTATCCGGCTAAGCCGTACGCCTGTACTTACCATTCCCGCCAGCGCCACGTTTAAGGCAGTAGATACTATCTCCATGGCCATGGAGCTAAACAGGGAAGATATTGTCTTTTTGGGCCAACTTATTGCACTTACCCGTCATTACAAACTCCCATATCAAATCATCCACATCAAAAAGGACAACGACCCACTTCCCGAAATACCCTTTTCGGAATTGTCCATGTTTTTAAAAGACCGGTTCCCCGAGTTGTCCATCACCTTTGACACGTTAAATGCCGATCAGGTCAACGAAGGACTACAACAATACGCCCAACACCACCCCAGAACACTTCTGACCATGTTTTCGAAACACCACGGCTTTTTTGACTACCTTTTCAGGACTAGCCACTGTGCGGAAATGGCCCTCCACACTACCACGCCCCTTTTAGTGCTCAAGTCCAAAAAACCATAG